The nucleotide sequence TCATCTAGTATAATAACCTCTGGGTTTCCAATGAGTGCAGCTACAATACCTGCTTTTTTCTGATTTCCTTTGCTTAAATCTCTTAAATACTTTTTCTTTCCAAGAATTTCATCATGAAAAAAGTCTTCAAACTGCGCAAGTAAATTATCTACATCAGATTTATTTTGACCACGTAACTCGCCAATAAAGTAAAAGTATTCTTCGGCTGTTAAGTAACCTATTAAGAAGCTTTCGTCAATAAAAGATGAAGTAAACGGTTTCCATTCTTCACTTTCGTGCACTAAAACATTATTATTTTTAATGTACCCTGAACTAGGTCTAATAAGGTCTAGAAGCAAGCTAAAAAATGTCGTTTTTCCAGCTCCATTATTACCCACTAATCCAAAACTTTGCCCCTTTGGAATATCTAAGCTAGGTAAATTTAAAACTTGAACTTCATTATATGATTTAGATAAATTACTTACTGTTATCATCGGTTTTTTATTTTTTTTCTGCGTAAGCAGCTATGGTTTTATACTTTCCTTTTTGATAGATATTTTCGATTTTGTTTAAGAAAAAATTCTTAAAAACAATTCC is from Pontimicrobium sp. SW4 and encodes:
- a CDS encoding ABC transporter ATP-binding protein, which gives rise to MITVSNLSKSYNEVQVLNLPSLDIPKGQSFGLVGNNGAGKTTFFSLLLDLIRPSSGYIKNNNVLVHESEEWKPFTSSFIDESFLIGYLTAEEYFYFIGELRGQNKSDVDNLLAQFEDFFHDEILGKKKYLRDLSKGNQKKAGIVAALIGNPEVIILDEPFANLDPTTQIRLKQIIKHLAEKQGVTVLVSSHDLMHVTDVCERIVVLEKGEIVKDLQTSEATLKELEAHFTN